Proteins co-encoded in one Streptomyces sp. SLBN-31 genomic window:
- a CDS encoding MBL fold metallo-hydrolase, which yields MAETFDHGGGIRSVRVPIPDNPLGHTLVYVVGTDRGPVLIDTGWDDPGAWSVLAEGLRACGTDVSEIHGVVITHHHPDHHGLSGRVREASGAWIAMHAADTAIVRRTRETRADRWFTYMAAKLTAAGAPEEHVAPLRDPAPRAALPGLSPALPDREIVPGELLDLPGRRLRAIWTPGHTPGHVCLHLEEEHPSRLPGHGRLFSGDHLLPEITPHIGLYEDPDDATVTDPLGDYLDSLERVGRLAPAEVLPAHQHAFTDGPSRVRELLAHHEERLAGLLSLLAAPLTPWQLAERMEWNRPWEQIPYGSRNIAVSEAEAHLRRLVKLGRAEAVPGSDPVTYTAVDRV from the coding sequence ATGGCGGAGACGTTCGATCATGGCGGGGGCATACGGTCCGTTCGGGTGCCCATTCCGGACAACCCGCTCGGGCACACCCTGGTGTACGTCGTCGGCACCGACCGCGGGCCCGTCCTGATCGACACCGGCTGGGACGACCCGGGGGCCTGGTCCGTGCTGGCGGAGGGGCTGCGCGCCTGCGGTACCGACGTCTCGGAGATCCACGGTGTCGTGATCACCCATCACCACCCCGACCACCACGGCCTGTCGGGCAGGGTGCGTGAGGCCTCCGGTGCCTGGATCGCGATGCACGCGGCCGACACGGCGATCGTCCGGCGCACCCGTGAGACCCGGGCCGACCGCTGGTTCACCTACATGGCCGCCAAGCTCACGGCCGCCGGCGCCCCGGAGGAGCACGTGGCTCCGCTGCGCGACCCCGCCCCGCGCGCCGCCCTGCCCGGCCTCTCCCCCGCCCTGCCCGACCGCGAGATCGTGCCCGGCGAGCTGCTCGACCTGCCGGGGCGGCGGTTGCGCGCGATCTGGACGCCCGGCCACACCCCCGGCCATGTGTGCCTGCACCTGGAGGAGGAGCACCCCTCCCGACTGCCGGGCCACGGACGCCTGTTCTCCGGGGACCATCTGCTTCCCGAGATCACCCCGCACATCGGCCTCTACGAGGACCCGGACGACGCCACGGTCACCGACCCCCTCGGCGACTACCTCGACTCCCTCGAACGCGTCGGCCGGCTCGCCCCCGCCGAGGTGCTCCCGGCCCACCAGCACGCCTTCACCGACGGGCCGTCCCGCGTAAGGGAGTTGCTCGCCCACCACGAGGAGCGCCTCGCCGGGCTCCTGAGCCTGCTCGCCGCGCCCCTCACCCCCTGGCAGCTCGCCGAGCGCATGGAGTGGAACCGGCCCTGGGAGCAGATCCCCTACGGTTCGCGCAACATCGCCGTCTCCGAGGCGGAGGCGCATCTGCGACGACTGGTGAAACTGGGCCGGGCGGAGGCGGTGCCGGGGAGCGATCCGGTGACGTACACGGCCGTCGACCGCGTATGA
- a CDS encoding RidA family protein: MHTDAAPYVRFSDGTEPPLSQGVRTGPFLFTSGQGPLHPGTHEMPAAFAEQARLVLANVAAVAGDRRSIVRCTCYLADRAHFAEFNAVYREFFTGCDPLPARTTVVARLVREGVLVEVDAVAVVG; this comes from the coding sequence GTGCACACCGACGCCGCGCCCTACGTCCGCTTCTCCGACGGCACCGAACCGCCGCTGTCGCAGGGCGTGCGCACCGGTCCCTTCCTGTTCACCTCCGGACAGGGACCCCTGCATCCGGGCACCCACGAAATGCCGGCCGCCTTCGCCGAGCAAGCACGCCTGGTGCTGGCCAATGTCGCGGCCGTGGCCGGTGACCGCCGCTCGATCGTGCGCTGCACCTGCTACCTGGCAGACCGCGCCCACTTCGCCGAGTTCAACGCCGTCTACCGGGAGTTCTTCACCGGCTGCGACCCGCTTCCGGCCCGGACGACGGTGGTGGCGCGCCTGGTGCGGGAGGGGGTGCTGGTGGAGGTGGACGCGGTGGCCGTCGTGGGCTGA
- a CDS encoding prenyltransferase/squalene oxidase repeat-containing protein — protein sequence MSVIRHSAAALAAVAVLGGATPAVAASPSPSASLPTGLYGTSDPTYDGVWRQSLALLAQRTVGVEPADAAVAWLAGQQCGDGSFAAYRATAGAPCKADTNSTAAAVQALAEIGGHDGRVAKAVGWLKSVQNKDGGWGFTAGGASDANSTSVVIGALAQAGVTVPNLHKDGKSPYDALRGLALPCDGPDAGAFAYQPDKKGRLAANADATAAAVLGLLGETVAGSRQDDTDAPAGCADPDSDSGHQPAADNGAAWLAKSLAKSGHLTTALPGAKPQPDYGNTADAVVALSSAGLNSQAAKPLHWLESHAADWAAQAGPAAYAQLIFAASAARGGDVHDFGGLDLVAKLNATGPAPAGVDDNPTAGPDGTKASAGKDEDSLGVAWTVGGGLLVGALIGFALMLRGRRRQR from the coding sequence ATGAGCGTCATCCGTCACAGCGCCGCGGCGCTGGCCGCCGTAGCCGTACTCGGCGGCGCGACCCCCGCGGTCGCCGCCTCGCCGTCCCCCTCGGCATCGCTCCCCACCGGCCTCTACGGCACCTCCGACCCGACGTACGACGGCGTCTGGCGCCAGTCGCTCGCCCTGCTCGCGCAGCGCACCGTCGGCGTCGAGCCGGCCGACGCGGCCGTGGCCTGGCTGGCCGGGCAGCAGTGCGGCGACGGTTCCTTCGCCGCCTACCGCGCCACCGCCGGCGCGCCGTGCAAGGCCGACACCAACAGCACGGCGGCCGCGGTCCAGGCCCTCGCCGAGATCGGCGGCCACGACGGCCGGGTGGCGAAGGCCGTCGGCTGGCTGAAGTCGGTGCAGAACAAGGACGGCGGCTGGGGCTTCACCGCCGGTGGCGCCAGCGACGCGAACTCCACGTCCGTCGTGATCGGCGCCCTCGCCCAGGCCGGCGTGACGGTGCCGAACCTCCACAAGGACGGCAAGTCCCCCTACGACGCCCTGCGCGGCCTCGCGCTGCCCTGCGACGGCCCCGACGCGGGCGCCTTCGCCTACCAGCCCGACAAGAAGGGCAGGCTCGCGGCCAACGCCGACGCCACCGCGGCGGCCGTGCTGGGCCTGCTCGGCGAGACGGTCGCGGGCAGCAGGCAGGACGACACCGACGCGCCCGCGGGCTGCGCGGACCCCGACAGCGACTCCGGCCACCAGCCCGCCGCGGACAACGGCGCCGCCTGGCTCGCCAAGTCCCTCGCCAAGAGCGGCCACCTCACCACCGCGCTGCCCGGCGCCAAGCCCCAGCCCGACTACGGCAACACGGCCGACGCGGTCGTCGCCCTGTCGAGCGCCGGCCTCAACTCCCAGGCCGCGAAGCCGCTGCACTGGCTGGAGTCCCACGCCGCCGACTGGGCCGCCCAGGCCGGTCCCGCCGCCTACGCCCAGCTGATCTTCGCCGCGTCCGCCGCCCGGGGCGGAGACGTCCACGACTTCGGCGGCCTGGACCTCGTCGCCAAGCTCAACGCGACCGGCCCGGCCCCCGCGGGCGTCGACGACAACCCGACGGCCGGCCCGGACGGCACCAAGGCGTCCGCCGGCAAGGACGAGGACTCCCTCGGCGTGGCCTGGACGGTCGGCGGCGGCCTGCTCGTCGGCGCCCTCATCGGCTTCGCGCTGATGCTCCGCGGCAGGAGGCGTCAGCGGTGA
- a CDS encoding SCO2322 family protein, with translation MTRRATLLLTTLFLTLGLAAPAGATGYRYWSFWTLDSGHWTYATQGPSTARPADGDVQGFRFSVSEDSGDAAKPRGATSFAAICARTPAVRGEKRIALLIDFGTAKDAPSAEQPPARRTACARVPSDATTADALAAVAKPLRYDTNALLCAIAGYPAKGCGEQVSSAEDKHTGGGGSGPSAGLWVGAGAVALLGAAAAWQARRRRHA, from the coding sequence GTGACGCGCCGCGCGACCCTCCTCCTCACGACCCTGTTCCTCACCCTGGGCCTCGCCGCACCGGCCGGGGCCACCGGTTACCGGTACTGGTCGTTCTGGACCCTCGACTCCGGTCACTGGACCTACGCCACCCAGGGCCCCTCCACCGCCCGCCCCGCCGACGGCGACGTCCAGGGCTTCCGCTTCTCGGTCAGCGAGGACTCGGGGGACGCGGCGAAGCCACGCGGCGCGACGTCCTTCGCGGCGATCTGCGCACGGACTCCGGCGGTCCGGGGCGAGAAGCGGATAGCCCTGCTCATCGACTTCGGTACGGCGAAGGACGCCCCGTCCGCCGAGCAGCCGCCCGCCCGCCGCACGGCATGCGCCCGGGTGCCGTCCGACGCGACGACGGCGGACGCCCTGGCCGCGGTCGCCAAGCCCCTGCGCTACGACACCAACGCCCTGCTCTGCGCGATCGCCGGGTACCCGGCGAAGGGGTGCGGCGAGCAGGTGTCGAGCGCCGAGGACAAGCACACGGGCGGCGGCGGAAGCGGCCCTTCGGCGGGCCTGTGGGTGGGTGCGGGCGCGGTCGCGCTGCTGGGCGCCGCGGCGGCATGGCAGGCACGACGGCGCAGGCATGCCTGA
- a CDS encoding energy-coupling factor transporter transmembrane component T: protein MPDTHDPERSEQGGAPRVCVPRSRQRRLLVHPGAWWLWSLALGTAATRTGNPLLLGLLIAVSAYVVSTCRPHSPDARSYTAFLRLALAVLLIRLVFAVVLGSPVPGTHTLLTLPEVPLPHWAQGIRLGGEVTAESLLFALYDGLRLAALLVCVGAANALANPARLLKSLPGALYETGVAVVVALTFAPNLIADVHRLRAARRLRGRPDSGVRGLLQVGLPVLEGALERSVALAAAMDARGYGRTAEVPAPVRRTTTALTLGGLLGVCAGTYGLLTAEAGTYGLPLLLAGVTASLAGLRLGGRRSLRTRYRPDRWDARAWLVTASGAVPAALLTLAAATDPAALAPAVVPLTAPTLPLWPAAAVLVALLPAFVAPTPKEPS, encoded by the coding sequence ATGCCTGACACCCACGATCCCGAGCGGTCCGAACAGGGCGGCGCCCCGCGGGTCTGCGTGCCGCGGTCGCGGCAGCGGCGTCTCCTCGTGCACCCCGGGGCCTGGTGGCTGTGGTCGCTCGCGCTCGGCACCGCGGCCACCCGGACCGGCAACCCCCTGCTCCTCGGCCTCCTGATCGCGGTCTCCGCCTACGTCGTCTCCACCTGCCGCCCCCACTCGCCCGACGCCCGCTCCTACACCGCCTTCCTCCGGCTCGCCCTCGCCGTGCTCCTCATCCGCCTCGTCTTCGCCGTCGTCCTCGGCTCCCCCGTCCCCGGCACGCACACCCTCCTCACGCTCCCCGAAGTTCCGCTCCCGCACTGGGCGCAGGGCATCCGCCTGGGCGGCGAGGTCACGGCCGAGTCGCTTCTGTTCGCCCTCTACGACGGCCTGAGGCTCGCCGCCCTCCTCGTCTGCGTGGGCGCGGCGAACGCCCTCGCCAACCCCGCCCGTCTGCTGAAGTCCCTGCCCGGCGCGCTGTACGAGACGGGCGTTGCGGTCGTCGTGGCCCTCACCTTCGCGCCGAACCTCATCGCCGACGTCCACCGTCTGCGCGCCGCGCGCCGGTTGCGCGGCCGCCCGGACAGCGGCGTCCGCGGCCTGCTCCAGGTGGGCCTGCCGGTCCTGGAAGGCGCCCTGGAACGCTCCGTCGCCCTCGCCGCGGCCATGGACGCGCGCGGATACGGCCGTACCGCCGAGGTCCCCGCCCCCGTGCGCCGTACGACCACCGCCCTCACCCTCGGCGGTCTGCTCGGCGTGTGCGCGGGGACGTACGGGCTGCTCACCGCCGAGGCCGGCACCTACGGTCTGCCGCTCCTGCTCGCCGGTGTCACCGCGTCCCTCGCCGGTCTCCGCCTGGGCGGCCGCCGCAGCCTGCGCACGCGGTACCGCCCCGACCGCTGGGATGCGCGCGCCTGGCTGGTGACGGCGTCCGGCGCCGTGCCCGCCGCACTGCTCACCCTGGCCGCCGCGACCGACCCGGCCGCCCTGGCCCCCGCCGTCGTCCCGCTGACGGCACCCACCCTTCCCCTCTGGCCGGCGGCGGCCGTACTCGTCGCCCTGCTGCCGGCTTTCGTCGCCCCCACCCCCAAGGAGCCGTCGTGA
- a CDS encoding ABC transporter ATP-binding protein — translation MIRFEDVSVTYEGAAEPTLRGVDFEVPEGELVLLVGPSGTGKSTLLNTVGGLVPHFTGGTLRGRVTVAGRDTRTHKPRELADVVGTVGQDPLSHFVTDTVEDELAYGMESLGLAPAVMRRRVEETLDLLGLSDLRDRSIATLSGGQRQRVAIGSVLTPHPRVLVLDEPTSALDPAAAEEVLAVLQRLVHDLGTTVLMAEHRLERVIQYADRVAVLPAPGAAPLLGTPAEMMAVSPVCPPVVELGRLAGWTPLPLTVRDARRRAVELRERLADLAPPTPDRTSVAAHAPEPDDALRTKATLTPPAGNALDPRTNGTPPAGNAPTPNTDSTPPAGNAPTPNTDSTPPAGIARHPRTDGTPSAGIPPTPNADGTPSAGASGTLPASRTRRQRWFPARRRGTTVPAAVSGHVAEVRALTVRRTHAEVLHQVGLTIAAGETVALMGRNGAGKSTLLSALVGLVEPSAGTVRVAGLTPHRTPPRDLVRQVGLVPQEPRDLLYADTVAAECAAADRDAQAAPGSCRDLLSGLLPGVPDDTHPRDLSEGQRLTLALAVVLTARPPLLLLDEPTRGLDYAAKARLVTLLRALAADGHAIVLATHDVELAAELADRVILLAEGEVIADGPTADVVVSSPSFAPQVTKILAPRPWLTVAQVREALR, via the coding sequence GTGATCCGCTTCGAGGACGTCTCGGTGACCTACGAGGGGGCGGCCGAACCCACCCTCAGGGGCGTGGACTTCGAGGTCCCGGAGGGCGAACTGGTGCTGCTGGTGGGCCCGTCCGGCACCGGCAAGTCGACCCTCCTGAACACCGTCGGCGGCCTGGTCCCCCACTTCACGGGCGGCACACTGCGCGGCCGCGTCACGGTGGCGGGCCGTGACACCCGTACGCACAAGCCACGTGAACTGGCGGACGTGGTGGGCACGGTGGGCCAGGACCCCCTCTCCCACTTCGTGACGGACACGGTCGAGGACGAACTGGCCTATGGGATGGAGTCGTTGGGCCTGGCACCGGCGGTGATGCGCCGACGTGTCGAGGAGACCCTGGACCTGCTCGGCCTCTCCGACCTCCGTGACCGCTCCATCGCCACCCTGTCCGGCGGGCAGCGGCAGCGCGTGGCCATCGGCTCGGTCCTCACTCCGCACCCGCGGGTCCTGGTCCTCGACGAACCGACGTCGGCCCTGGACCCGGCCGCGGCCGAGGAGGTCCTCGCGGTCCTGCAGCGCCTGGTCCACGACCTGGGCACGACCGTCCTCATGGCGGAACACCGCCTGGAACGCGTCATCCAGTACGCCGACCGGGTCGCGGTCCTGCCGGCCCCTGGAGCGGCCCCCCTGCTGGGGACGCCCGCGGAGATGATGGCCGTGTCGCCGGTGTGTCCGCCGGTGGTAGAACTGGGGCGCCTGGCGGGCTGGACCCCGCTGCCGCTGACGGTCCGGGACGCGCGCCGCAGGGCGGTCGAACTGCGCGAGCGGCTGGCGGACCTCGCGCCGCCCACGCCCGATCGCACCTCCGTGGCGGCACACGCTCCTGAGCCCGACGACGCCTTGCGGACGAAGGCGACTCTCACGCCGCCGGCCGGGAACGCGCTCGACCCGCGCACGAACGGCACCCCACCAGCCGGGAACGCACCCACCCCGAACACCGACAGCACCCCACCGGCCGGGAACGCACCCACCCCGAACACCGACAGCACCCCACCAGCCGGCATCGCGCGCCACCCGCGCACAGACGGCACCCCATCGGCCGGGATCCCACCCACCCCGAACGCCGACGGCACCCCGTCGGCCGGGGCGAGCGGCACGCTGCCCGCCTCCCGTACCCGCAGGCAGCGCTGGTTCCCCGCCCGCCGCAGGGGCACGACGGTCCCGGCCGCGGTGTCCGGCCACGTCGCCGAGGTCCGGGCCCTGACCGTTCGCCGTACGCATGCCGAGGTCCTCCACCAGGTCGGTCTCACCATCGCCGCCGGTGAGACCGTCGCCCTGATGGGGCGCAACGGTGCCGGGAAGTCCACGCTCCTGAGCGCGCTCGTGGGCCTCGTCGAGCCCTCCGCGGGCACGGTCCGCGTCGCCGGCCTCACCCCGCACCGCACCCCGCCCCGGGACCTCGTCCGGCAGGTGGGCCTGGTCCCCCAGGAACCGCGCGACCTCCTGTACGCGGACACGGTCGCCGCCGAGTGCGCGGCGGCCGACCGGGACGCCCAGGCAGCGCCCGGCAGCTGCCGCGACCTCCTCTCCGGGCTGCTCCCCGGCGTCCCCGACGACACCCACCCCCGGGACCTGTCGGAGGGCCAGCGCCTCACCCTCGCGCTGGCCGTCGTGCTGACCGCCCGCCCGCCCCTGCTCCTCCTCGACGAGCCGACCCGGGGGCTGGACTACGCGGCGAAGGCCCGCCTGGTCACGCTTCTGCGCGCCCTCGCGGCCGACGGCCACGCGATCGTCCTCGCGACGCACGACGTGGAACTGGCCGCGGAGCTCGCCGACCGCGTGATCCTCCTCGCGGAGGGAGAGGTGATCGCCGACGGCCCGACCGCGGACGTCGTGGTCTCCTCCCCCTCCTTCGCCCCGCAGGTCACGAAGATCCTCGCCCCGCGGCCCTGGCTCACGGTCGCCCAGGTGCGGGAGGCCCTCCGATGA
- a CDS encoding ECF transporter S component: MTPALPAPPGQAPPGRATAVRLGPRSLAALALVSAVGVVAFGWPFLAPPGSGLAAHAQDAPWLFAGLLVLLVAVVAATISESGLGPKAVAMLGVLAATGAALRPLGAGTAGIEPMFFLMVLSGRVLGPGFGFTLGSLTMFASALLTGGVGPWMPFQMLAMGWFTMGAGLLPGPGRLRGRGELALLAAYGFLAAFAYGTIMNLAGWPFMGTSASNISFDPHAAVPANLARFLTYCTATSLGWDLGRAVVTVALTLTLGPAVLRALRRATRRAAFETAVTFEGR, encoded by the coding sequence ATGACCCCGGCCCTCCCGGCCCCGCCCGGCCAGGCCCCGCCCGGCCGGGCCACCGCCGTCCGTCTCGGTCCCCGTTCCCTCGCCGCTCTCGCCCTCGTCAGCGCGGTCGGTGTCGTCGCCTTCGGCTGGCCCTTCCTCGCCCCGCCCGGCTCGGGCCTCGCCGCCCACGCCCAGGACGCCCCGTGGCTCTTCGCCGGTCTCCTGGTGCTGCTGGTCGCCGTCGTGGCCGCGACGATCTCCGAATCGGGCCTCGGTCCGAAGGCGGTGGCCATGCTGGGCGTGCTCGCCGCGACCGGCGCGGCCCTGCGCCCGCTCGGGGCCGGGACCGCGGGCATCGAACCGATGTTCTTCCTGATGGTGCTCAGCGGGCGGGTCCTGGGTCCCGGTTTCGGCTTCACCCTCGGCTCGCTCACGATGTTCGCGTCGGCGCTGCTGACGGGCGGGGTCGGTCCGTGGATGCCGTTCCAGATGCTGGCGATGGGCTGGTTCACGATGGGGGCCGGGCTGCTCCCCGGCCCCGGCCGGCTGCGGGGCCGCGGCGAGCTCGCCCTGCTCGCCGCCTACGGCTTCCTCGCCGCCTTCGCCTACGGCACGATCATGAACCTGGCGGGCTGGCCGTTCATGGGCACCTCGGCGTCGAACATCTCCTTCGACCCGCACGCCGCCGTCCCGGCCAATCTCGCCCGCTTCCTCACGTACTGCACGGCCACCTCACTGGGCTGGGACCTGGGCCGGGCCGTGGTCACCGTCGCACTGACGCTGACCCTGGGCCCGGCCGTGCTCAGGGCGCTACGCAGAGCCACACGGCGGGCGGCTTTCGAGACCGCCGTCACATTCGAGGGTCGTTGA
- a CDS encoding transglycosylase SLT domain-containing protein, translating into MLVSRIARRISSPKKALAGVAVAAATTGMVLTAAPAHAATANSATEARAIAHQMIPNAAQYAAFSKIVEHESGWNVTATNSSSGAYGLVQALPGSKMASAGSDWKTNAKTQIKWGLDYMKSRYGSPTGAWAFWQANGWY; encoded by the coding sequence GTGCTCGTCTCCCGCATCGCCCGTCGCATCTCGTCCCCGAAGAAGGCTCTCGCCGGTGTCGCCGTGGCCGCCGCCACCACCGGCATGGTGCTGACCGCGGCCCCCGCGCACGCGGCGACCGCCAACTCGGCCACCGAGGCCAGGGCGATCGCGCACCAGATGATCCCGAACGCGGCTCAGTACGCCGCCTTCAGCAAGATCGTCGAGCACGAGAGCGGCTGGAACGTCACCGCGACCAACTCCTCCTCCGGCGCCTACGGCCTGGTCCAGGCGCTGCCGGGCTCGAAGATGGCCTCCGCCGGCTCGGACTGGAAGACCAACGCCAAGACCCAGATCAAGTGGGGTCTGGACTACATGAAGTCCCGCTACGGCAGCCCGACCGGCGCCTGGGCCTTCTGGCAGGCGAACGGCTGGTACTGA
- a CDS encoding iron chaperone, with protein sequence MATKAKTDEKYDGFTAEERDAMKERAKELKSTARGGSRTSKAKADPEAEVLAKIAEMPQEDRLLAEGIHALVKAAVPELQPKTWYGMPAYARNGKIVCFFQPSGKFKARYSTLGFNDPANLDDGEMWPTAFAVTALTSETEARITDLVRRAAS encoded by the coding sequence ATGGCCACCAAGGCGAAGACCGACGAGAAGTACGACGGCTTCACCGCCGAGGAGCGCGACGCGATGAAGGAGCGCGCCAAGGAGCTGAAGTCGACCGCACGCGGCGGCTCGCGCACCTCGAAGGCGAAGGCGGACCCGGAGGCCGAGGTACTGGCGAAGATCGCCGAGATGCCTCAGGAGGACCGTCTCCTCGCCGAGGGCATCCACGCCCTGGTCAAGGCCGCCGTGCCCGAGCTCCAGCCGAAGACCTGGTACGGGATGCCCGCCTACGCCCGGAACGGCAAGATCGTCTGCTTCTTCCAGCCGTCCGGCAAGTTCAAGGCCCGCTACTCCACCCTCGGCTTCAACGACCCGGCCAACCTCGACGACGGCGAGATGTGGCCGACCGCCTTCGCCGTGACCGCCCTCACCTCCGAGACCGAGGCCCGGATCACCGACCTCGTGCGCCGGGCGGCGAGCTGA
- a CDS encoding alpha/beta hydrolase: MSDETRKSPGKHTGWPTRRGLAAVAALLLTGLAAAPVAAADGRPSARGGLLSVTPVAHHDAGQVRRFLDERGIAADPVRYGVRAYRLTYRTVDPYGKPTTATGLLTLPTGGARRLDLVSDTHGTMVKRGYAPSASEDFGRVPSYLNAGAGRAVAAPDYLGLGEGPGPHPYMDTRSSVTASVDMLRAARTAAGRLGRPLTGAVYATGFSQGGQVAMALGRALHAGVDEHFRLKALAPISGPYDLEGQEMPALYDGRVNDTSGVLYISYWLTAQNRLHPLYKDPAEVFRAPYAGRVTALFDGTHEEEDVVRRLAPSVKQLLTPAFYERMRHPGGPLLAAMRAADHTCDWKPEVPVRLYAGAADTDVPIGNADSCAARLAGHGEPVPVLNQGDVDHFGSFAVSAPQVTRWFDALSSPPGARGR; this comes from the coding sequence ATGAGTGATGAGACGCGCAAATCACCTGGAAAACACACCGGTTGGCCTACCCGACGAGGGCTCGCCGCGGTGGCCGCCCTCCTGCTCACCGGGCTCGCGGCCGCGCCCGTCGCGGCGGCGGACGGGCGGCCGTCCGCGCGTGGCGGGCTCCTCTCCGTCACCCCCGTCGCCCACCACGACGCCGGGCAGGTCAGGCGGTTCCTCGACGAGCGGGGCATCGCCGCCGACCCCGTGCGGTACGGGGTACGGGCGTACCGGCTGACGTACCGGACCGTGGACCCGTACGGGAAGCCGACCACCGCGACCGGCCTGCTCACGCTGCCCACCGGCGGAGCCCGTCGCCTCGACCTCGTCTCCGACACCCACGGCACCATGGTCAAGCGCGGCTACGCGCCCTCCGCGAGCGAGGACTTCGGCCGGGTGCCCTCGTACCTGAACGCGGGCGCGGGGCGCGCGGTCGCCGCTCCCGACTACCTGGGGCTGGGGGAGGGGCCCGGGCCGCACCCCTACATGGACACCCGCTCCTCCGTCACCGCGTCCGTCGACATGCTGCGGGCCGCCCGGACGGCGGCCGGCCGACTGGGACGGCCGCTGACGGGTGCGGTGTACGCCACCGGGTTCTCACAGGGCGGTCAGGTCGCGATGGCACTCGGAAGGGCGCTGCACGCGGGGGTGGACGAGCACTTCCGGCTGAAGGCGCTCGCACCGATCAGCGGCCCCTACGACCTGGAGGGGCAGGAGATGCCGGCCCTGTACGACGGGCGGGTCAACGACACCAGCGGCGTGCTGTACATCTCCTACTGGCTGACGGCCCAGAACCGGCTGCACCCCCTCTACAAGGACCCGGCCGAGGTCTTCCGCGCACCCTACGCGGGCCGGGTCACCGCCCTCTTCGACGGAACGCACGAGGAGGAGGACGTGGTCCGCCGACTGGCGCCCTCGGTGAAGCAGCTGCTCACGCCCGCCTTCTACGAGCGGATGCGGCACCCGGGCGGCCCGCTGCTGGCCGCGATGCGCGCCGCCGACCACACCTGCGACTGGAAGCCGGAGGTGCCGGTGCGGCTGTACGCGGGGGCGGCCGACACCGACGTGCCGATCGGGAACGCGGACAGCTGCGCCGCACGGCTGGCCGGGCACGGCGAGCCGGTGCCGGTGCTGAACCAGGGGGACGTGGACCACTTCGGGTCGTTCGCCGTGTCGGCGCCGCAGGTGACGCGCTGGTTCGACGCGCTCAGCTCGCCGCCCGGCGCACGAGGTCGGTGA
- a CDS encoding YoaK family protein: MSESADGHETRGLRLVPVLLGLTVVSGLIDAVSYLGLGHVFTANMTGNVVVLGFAAAGAPGFSIPHTATSLVCFLAGAVAGGRVARRRAEGSRRTWARLILAAEAALVGVSALTAFLAPHATATVYSLIALTAFAMGLRNATVRRLGIADLTTTVLTMTLTGLAADSRAGGGRGTHSPRRTASVIAMAAGACLGAWLVIHHGLGIPLLVAAVAAGVLAAVASGRE, translated from the coding sequence GTGAGTGAGAGCGCCGACGGACACGAGACCCGCGGACTGCGGCTGGTGCCCGTCCTGTTGGGGCTGACGGTGGTCAGCGGACTGATCGACGCGGTGAGTTATCTGGGCCTCGGGCACGTCTTCACCGCGAACATGACCGGCAACGTGGTGGTGCTGGGCTTCGCCGCGGCCGGTGCCCCCGGCTTCTCCATCCCGCACACGGCCACCTCCCTGGTCTGCTTCCTCGCGGGCGCGGTGGCGGGGGGCCGGGTCGCGCGACGGCGGGCGGAGGGCTCGCGCCGTACGTGGGCGCGGCTGATCCTGGCGGCGGAGGCGGCCCTGGTGGGCGTGTCCGCACTGACGGCCTTCCTCGCCCCGCACGCGACGGCCACGGTCTACTCCCTGATCGCCCTGACGGCCTTCGCGATGGGCCTGCGCAACGCCACGGTCCGCCGGCTCGGCATCGCCGACCTGACGACCACGGTCCTCACCATGACCCTGACGGGCCTGGCCGCCGACTCCCGCGCCGGCGGCGGCCGGGGCACCCACTCGCCCCGCCGTACGGCCTCGGTGATCGCGATGGCGGCGGGCGCCTGCCTGGGCGCGTGGCTGGTCATCCACCACGGGCTGGGCATCCCGCTGCTGGTGGCGGCGGTCGCGGCGGGCGTGCTGGCCGCGGTGGCTTCGGGGCGGGAGTAG